The following is a genomic window from Spirosoma foliorum.
TTTTCCTGCAACAGTTTCACACCTTCGGCGATGTCATGCGTTACACCAATTTCAGCAAGCAGGAAACAATGGCGAAGCTGGGTCTGCCCGACGATGTCACACACGAGATTGTTAGTCGGGATATATCGGTAGGATATTATGCGCTGGTTGAATTTGCCAATGCTGTACCTACGCCCGATTTCTTTACGGAAGAGTGTCGCTGGTGGGACATTGATCAGGTTCCACCCCTGCTTTTTGACCACAATGATATGATTAAGCTGGCGCTCAAGACACTCCGTAGGCAGCTTAGTTATCAGCCAATTGGCTATAATTTATTGCCCGATCGGTTCACTATGCCCGATTTACAGCAACTCTACGAAACCATTCTGGGGCAGAGCCTCGACCGTCGAAATTTTCAGAAACGGATGCTGGGCTACAATATTCTGGAGCGGCTGGAGGAACGTAAAACCGGTGGTGCCCACAAAGCCCCTTACCTGTATCGTTTCGACAAAGAAAAATACGAAAAGGCGCTGGCTGATGAAATTCTGTTTGTTGGATAAGTACAGGTTGCTCCGATTCTTTTTACATTAGTCTTTGCAATCAGCCAGCTCGGCTCGATTGCCAGAAACCTTATACCACCGTAATTGTTAAATTAGCCGTACCAGTACTGTACCCCATGAATACAACCATTCGATTAGCACTCGACCGGACTCCTAATACCAACCACACGGGTTTTTATGTGGCTTTTGCAAAAGGAGCTTATCAACGGGCTGGCCTTGATGT
Proteins encoded in this region:
- a CDS encoding NUDIX hydrolase produces the protein MEYKKALQKLVEDFKTNFLSSVSLDLAILGFHDGQLKVLLLRWKGTDEWCLPGGRIRHEENLEAAAYRTLRERTGLHEIFLQQFHTFGDVMRYTNFSKQETMAKLGLPDDVTHEIVSRDISVGYYALVEFANAVPTPDFFTEECRWWDIDQVPPLLFDHNDMIKLALKTLRRQLSYQPIGYNLLPDRFTMPDLQQLYETILGQSLDRRNFQKRMLGYNILERLEERKTGGAHKAPYLYRFDKEKYEKALADEILFVG